The Gossypium raimondii isolate GPD5lz chromosome 2, ASM2569854v1, whole genome shotgun sequence genome segment AAGAATatcttttgaaaacaaaatgataCGAACTTGAGAGCGTCATTGTGTCAATTCTAACATTTCCTTTTGATATCAGTATTCAGGACTTGTGTGCTTGATGGACTGCTTGCCGAACAACAGTGATAATAAAACATTGAAGAGGTggttttttattaatgaaagtGTTGGCTGAAAAGGGTTGTTGAGATTGAACATTGAAATTTGTTTCTTTGCACTTGAGTGGATTGTTTGTTAAAGGAATCTAATAGCTTTTACAGTTTAAGTAGTGATAGGAGGCTGGATTCAATGGACTTGAAATCCAACCACACTGCTCTTGTTCTTGCTGATCCTGCACCACTAAACAAGTCAACGCTTCGAGTATCTTCCGGTCTGTTGCCATACTCAGGAGCAACTATCTCTCAGAATCTATTTCTAACTGTTCCTACGATGAAAGCTGGAATTCTTGATATTCGTGCCAGCAATTGTCTGGATTCTATGGAATCCTCATCCCCTCCTGATAAGAAATCTAGGGATTTCAATAATGACCTTGAATCAACTGATACAGATGTTGCATATCGTGCATGGCTGGTAGTAGATTTTCTTTGCTTATCTGACTTTATTTTTGATACAATCAGAGGGGTTATTAATCTACTCTACGTACTCTATCCTTTGCTTTGCAGCATAAATATCCCTCTGCACTCGCATCTTTTGATCAAATTACAAATCCAGCAAAAGGCAAGAGAATAGCATTGTTTCTGGACTATGATGGGACTCTTTCACCAATTGTGGACAACCCGGATTCTGCCTTTATGTCTAATGATGTAAGAGTCGTTCTTAGTCAAGCATctcactttttctttcttctgtaCTGATTACATACTAACCGAAACGTTTTTATTTAGATGCGAGCTGCAGTAAAAAATGTGGCGCAATTCTTTCCAACTGCAATAATTAGTGGCAGAAGCCGTGACAAGGTGATTTGAAGAccatgatttaaaataattttgacacCTTCGTTGCCGCTGTTTTTCATATTACTTGTTATATTGCCTCTTtgacaatatttattttattcgtcTTTGTTTATTCAGGTATATGAGTTTGTAGGGCTAACAGAGCTCAATTATGCTGGAAGTCATGGAATGGACATCATGGGTCCTGTTAGGCAATCTTTTGATGACCACTCTAACTGCATTAGATCTACCGATAATCAGGTCTAGGGCTACAAATTTTCTATCCTTTTTTGCACGGTACCTTGTGTTTCTTTCCTACCATCCcttgagtatttttttttcatcttgttTCTATTTAATTTAGGGCAAAGAAGTTAATTTATTCCAGCCTGCTAGTGAATTCTTACCTATGATTGATGAGGTGTGTATCTTTCTTAAGAGTGCCATACATATGCCCTGACCTTTCCCTCTCTGTTCTAACGTAGAATTCTCGTCCGTCTCAGGTTTTTAACTCACTTATCAATAACACCAAGGATATCCGAGGAGCAAAAgttgaaaacaataaattttgtGTCTCTGTCCATTACCGAAACGTAGATGAGAAGGTGAGAGAGTAGTTGAAATTCCCTTAGCATTAGAGGcgtttattattttcttctgtTGTTGGTAATGGTTATGAAGAGCATTGAAGTACGTTTTCCTTACATAGTGATAAGTTAACTTGTAGGCATTTTCCTTTCAGGATTGGACAGTAGTTGCACAACGAGTCCATGATGTCATCAGAAACTACCCTCGTCTACGGTTGACTCATGGGCGGAAGGTGATCTTTAATTAAAGACTAGGTTTCTTT includes the following:
- the LOC105788604 gene encoding trehalose-phosphate phosphatase A; this encodes MDCLPNNSDNKTLKSLSSDRRLDSMDLKSNHTALVLADPAPLNKSTLRVSSGLLPYSGATISQNLFLTVPTMKAGILDIRASNCLDSMESSSPPDKKSRDFNNDLESTDTDVAYRAWLHKYPSALASFDQITNPAKGKRIALFLDYDGTLSPIVDNPDSAFMSNDMRAAVKNVAQFFPTAIISGRSRDKVYEFVGLTELNYAGSHGMDIMGPVRQSFDDHSNCIRSTDNQGKEVNLFQPASEFLPMIDEVFNSLINNTKDIRGAKVENNKFCVSVHYRNVDEKDWTVVAQRVHDVIRNYPRLRLTHGRKVVEVRPVINWDKGKAVTFLLESLGLSNCEDVLPIYVGDDQTDEDAFKVLREGNCGYGILVSSVPKESNAFFSLKDPQEVMEFLKSLVVWKKTSTL